In Edaphobacter aggregans, the sequence CTGGCAGGTCACGCTCGATATCGAGCGCTTCCTCTGGTCAAAAATCTCCGCAACCGCCAAGCGTCTTCTGCGTGACGTCCACGCCCTGGCCTCGGCCTATGGCTGGTACGAACCCGACATCCTCGCCCTGAGCACAGTCCGTCGCCAGACCTATGTGGAGATGGCATGGCCGACTTTCTGAACCGCCTCGCAGCGCGTGCGCTCGGTACGATTCCGCTCGCCGAGCCAGTCATCCCTGCACGCTTTAGCCCTGGAACGGAGTCAGCCGCGCTCGTCTCCGCTTTCCAACCCACGCCTGCCTTTCCCGAAGCCTCCGAAGAGCGTCCCAACCCTCTCCATATCGGTGAGTCTGAGCCGTACACGCGCTATGAAACCCGCGCTAAACACCCCGCTCCACCGTTTCAAAGTTTGGACGAAGCTCCGCACCTGATCCCATCGCGGCGTCCGCGCGCCTTCCCTCCGCAAGATCCTCAGCCGCCCCATGCGGAACTGGAGACGGCTCATCCGTCCCCTGAGCGCATACAGGTCCGCAGGCAACACCCCGCTCCAGCTCTGCCGTTGGAGCCGATGAACCCATCCCCCGAGGCACCCGGGGAAACCACCGCATTCAACCCACAAATCACCGAACCCGCTCCCGCTCCGTTTGCCGAACCCAAACTGGCTCCGCGCCTCACCCCGCTCGCTGAACCCATGCGCAGTTCCGCGCTGCAACATCCACAACCGCCTTTAGCGTTTCGCCCTGCCCCACCCATGGTCCGCGTCAGCATAGGCCGCATCGAGGTTCGCGCCGAAATCACCCCTCCCATGCTTACAACCCCCGCGCAGCGCCCCAGACCTTCCACACTCTCCCTCGACCAATTCCTCAAGCAGGCAGGCGGGAGCGCACGATGAGCAACTACCTCGCGATCGCCACCGTCACCGCCTCGCTCCAGCAAGTGCTGATGACGCCGGTGGGCAACGCCGTCGTCGGCGCCAAGGTCGGCTTCAGCCGCCCCGACGCGAGCAGTTCAACCACGCCGCTGGTCAACATCTTTCTCTACCAGATCACGCCCAACGCCGCCTACCGCAACGCCGACCTCCCCACGCGACGCTCCGATGGCTCCCTCGCGCAGCGCCCCACCGCTGCCTTCGATCTCCACTACATCTTCACCTTCCACGGCGATGACACCAAGCTCGAACCGCAACGCCTGCTGGGCGCCGTCGCCACCACACTCCATGCCCAGCCGCTGCTCTCGGCCGATAACATCAGCAACGCGGCGTCTTCCTTTGGTTTCCTCGCCGGCTCCGGGCTCGACAGCCAGATTGAGCGTGTGCGCTTCACCCCCACCGGGCTCTCGCTCGAAGAGTTTTCCAAGCTCTGGTCGGTCTTCTTCCAGGTCGAGTACAGCCTCTCCGCCGCCTATCAGGCCTCGCTCGTGCTCATGGAATCCGACGACACACCCGTGCCTGCTCCGCCAGTCCTGCAGCGCAACCTTTACGTTGTGCCGTTTGAGACACCCTACGTCAGCCAGGTCATCTCTCAGGACGCCAAGCCCATCACCTCCACGTCCACCATCCTCATCCAGGGCACGCATCTCAGAAGCCCCAATTCCTTCATCCTGATCGAAGACCAGGAACTTACCCCCGCCACTTCCTCCGACACACAAATCAGCCTTGCCCTGACCTCTGCTCTTCACGCCGGCGTCAAGAGCCTGCAGATTCTCCAGAATATGGACATGGGTACGCCCGCCGCGGCGCACCGCGGCTTCGAGTCCAACGTCGCCTCCTTCGTGCTGTGCCCCACGGTATCCAGCGCCACCGGCGCCCCCGCCGTCAGCGGCACCGACGTCACCGTCAACCTCGTCCCCAACATAGGCATCGGCCAGAGGGCTGTGCTCCTGCTCAACAACGTCACCTTGACTCCGCCCACGGCCTACGCCTCCACCGGCGTTGTCTCCACTGCCGACGCCCCTTCGATCGTCATCAACATCGCCAACGTCCCCACCGGCACCTACCTCGTCCGCGTGCAGGTCGATGGCGCCGAAAGCCAGCTGACCTTCAACGCCGTCACGCACGTCCTTGAAGGCCCCACGGTGGCCATGCCATGAGTGCACACATCATGACCGACGAAACGAGCGAAGAAAACATCATGGGCGGGGAAACCATGTCCGACAGTGCATCCGGCGCCAACGGAAGCCTCACCTGGTTCGAGGCGAATCAGCGCTACCTCGCCGCCGCTCTATCCGCACTCCGCGTCCATCTCCAGGCCACGCTGCGCAGAGCAGATGACTCAGCCTGCGAGCCCGGCACGCAGGCCGAAGACGCTCTCCTCGATCCAGGCGCCTGGACCTTTTCGCAACCTCCCGCGCTAGAGCAACTCTGCTCCGCATTCGAACTCTCCGCCTTTGAGCGCGGCGTCTTACTCCTCGCCGCTGGCGCCGAGATGGACTCACGACTCGCTGAACTGTACGCCTCGCTCGGCCCCAACCCCCGCTTCTTACCCACCCTCAATCTCGCCCTCACCACCCTTCCCGAAGCGCACTGGAGCGCTCTTTCGCCCTCGCGGGCGTTGCGTCGCTGGCAACTCATCGACATTCTTCCCGCCGACACGCTCATCGCATCCGCTTTCCGACCCAACGAGCGTATCCTGCATTTCCTCGCCGGGGTCTCCGGCATCGACGAACGCCTCCATCACCTCGTTCGGCCGGTATCTCCGCCGGACGCGCTGCCGCTCTCCTACGCTGACCTCGCCAGCCAGGTCGCAGCCGTCTGGACCGACGCCTCGCGCCACTCGGCCGCATCTTCCATGGCCCCGCAACTTCCGCTCATCGAACTCTGCGGCGCCGAGCCCGACGCAAACCGCGCCATCGCCGCCGGGGCTGCCGCGACACTCAACCTTCGCCTCTATGTACTCTCGCCCCGCAACCTTCCGCAGACCTCCAGCGCCGAAACGGATCTCCTCCTACGCCTCTGGGAACGCGAAGCCGTCCTCAGCGGGACCGCTCTTCTGTTCGAATCCGAAGACCTGCCCACTGCCGACACCACTTCAGCTACACTCGCGCTCCTGCTCGAATCCCTTCGAGCTCCGCTCATCCTCTCCTCGCGGCAGCCACATCCTACGCTCAGCCGTCCGCGCGTGGTCTTCTATACCTCCAGGCCAACGCGCGCGGAGCAGGCTGAGCTCTGGCGAACATCGT encodes:
- a CDS encoding DUF4255 domain-containing protein, which codes for MSNYLAIATVTASLQQVLMTPVGNAVVGAKVGFSRPDASSSTTPLVNIFLYQITPNAAYRNADLPTRRSDGSLAQRPTAAFDLHYIFTFHGDDTKLEPQRLLGAVATTLHAQPLLSADNISNAASSFGFLAGSGLDSQIERVRFTPTGLSLEEFSKLWSVFFQVEYSLSAAYQASLVLMESDDTPVPAPPVLQRNLYVVPFETPYVSQVISQDAKPITSTSTILIQGTHLRSPNSFILIEDQELTPATSSDTQISLALTSALHAGVKSLQILQNMDMGTPAAAHRGFESNVASFVLCPTVSSATGAPAVSGTDVTVNLVPNIGIGQRAVLLLNNVTLTPPTAYASTGVVSTADAPSIVINIANVPTGTYLVRVQVDGAESQLTFNAVTHVLEGPTVAMP
- a CDS encoding ATP-binding protein, giving the protein MTDETSEENIMGGETMSDSASGANGSLTWFEANQRYLAAALSALRVHLQATLRRADDSACEPGTQAEDALLDPGAWTFSQPPALEQLCSAFELSAFERGVLLLAAGAEMDSRLAELYASLGPNPRFLPTLNLALTTLPEAHWSALSPSRALRRWQLIDILPADTLIASAFRPNERILHFLAGVSGIDERLHHLVRPVSPPDALPLSYADLASQVAAVWTDASRHSAASSMAPQLPLIELCGAEPDANRAIAAGAAATLNLRLYVLSPRNLPQTSSAETDLLLRLWEREAVLSGTALLFESEDLPTADTTSATLALLLESLRAPLILSSRQPHPTLSRPRVVFYTSRPTRAEQAELWRTSLQSPHDEANETLVDTLVAQFNLAPVAIRSAAQRASGTAHHTESLHSLTPVLWEACRIEARPRLEGLAQRIEATATWNDLVLPDKEREHLRQISLHVRQRTRVYEGWGFADRSSRGLGISALFAGPSGTGKTTAAEVLAHELRLDLFRIDLSQVISKYIGETEKNLSRVFDAAEQGAAVLLFDEADALFGKRTDVKDSHDRYANCEVSYLLQRMEAYRGLAILTTNRKSSLDQAFLRRLRFVVEFPFPEAAQRAEIWRRIFPPRTPVHGLNIERLARLRVSGGNIHNIAMGAAFLAADAGQPVRMEHLLAAARTEFAKLETPLNDAEVAGWI